One Nocardia iowensis DNA window includes the following coding sequences:
- a CDS encoding VOC family protein has protein sequence MSGFDHLVLATPDLAATVGVVTRALGVAPVAGGRHMGYGTRNFLLGLGDGYLEIIGPDLGQPVPRLPRPFGINGLAAPRLATWAARVTDIATVVADARAAGYDPGDVADMSRATPEGQTLRWRLTWSRKDLHGGLIPFLIDWGETAHPSSGLPQATLRSLEAVHPDPAVLSLPLQALSAPLPVRAGIRAGLIAVIEGPNDTLTLL, from the coding sequence GTGAGCGGGTTTGATCATCTCGTCTTGGCGACCCCGGACCTCGCGGCCACGGTAGGTGTCGTGACGCGAGCGCTCGGCGTGGCGCCGGTCGCGGGTGGCAGGCACATGGGGTACGGAACGCGAAACTTTCTGCTCGGCCTCGGTGACGGCTATCTGGAGATCATCGGCCCCGACCTGGGCCAGCCGGTGCCGCGGCTACCGCGGCCGTTCGGCATCAACGGCCTCGCCGCCCCGCGCCTGGCGACCTGGGCGGCGCGGGTGACCGACATCGCTACGGTGGTCGCCGACGCACGAGCCGCCGGATACGATCCCGGCGATGTCGCGGACATGTCCAGGGCTACTCCCGAAGGGCAGACGCTGCGGTGGCGGCTGACCTGGTCGCGCAAAGACCTGCACGGGGGACTCATTCCATTCCTCATCGACTGGGGCGAGACCGCACACCCCTCGTCGGGACTGCCGCAGGCGACGTTGCGTTCGCTGGAGGCTGTGCATCCGGATCCGGCGGTGCTATCGCTTCCGTTGCAAGCACTTTCGGCTCCCCTGCCGGTGCGCGCCGGGATTCGCGCCGGACTCATCGCGGTCATCGAAGGACCGAACGATACCCTCACGCTGCTCTGA
- a CDS encoding LysR family transcriptional regulator, giving the protein MLDIRKLRLLRELAHRETIAAVADALAYTPSAVSQQLTALEREAGVPLLERTGRRVTLTPAARMLVEHAETILAVLEQAAAELATTRAELTGTLRIGAFPTAVRTILSPALVALSRDHPGLELMVTELDPATAPAALRAETLDVALVQEYDYVPVEPDPALDTEPLLEEIIYLAALTAEPLAAHRADSWIAGTPDTLCHTMTVRACQAVGFTPRIRHHADDFGTVLALVAAGQGVALVPELGALPCPPQVTLTPLATRRRTRLAYRRGTGNHPAVRAARSALVAATAQR; this is encoded by the coding sequence ATGCTCGACATCCGCAAGCTGCGCCTGCTCCGCGAACTGGCGCACCGCGAAACCATCGCGGCGGTTGCCGACGCGCTCGCGTACACGCCCTCCGCGGTCTCGCAGCAGCTCACCGCGCTCGAACGCGAAGCCGGTGTGCCGCTGCTCGAACGAACCGGCCGCCGGGTCACGCTGACCCCGGCCGCGCGGATGCTTGTCGAGCACGCCGAGACAATCCTCGCGGTGCTCGAACAAGCCGCCGCCGAGTTGGCGACCACGCGGGCCGAGCTCACCGGAACGCTCCGGATCGGCGCCTTCCCGACCGCGGTTCGCACGATCCTGTCCCCCGCGCTCGTCGCGTTGAGTCGCGACCATCCCGGGCTCGAACTGATGGTGACCGAGCTGGACCCGGCGACCGCGCCCGCCGCGTTGCGCGCGGAAACCCTCGACGTCGCCCTCGTCCAGGAATACGACTATGTGCCCGTCGAACCGGACCCCGCGCTCGACACCGAGCCGCTGCTCGAGGAAATTATCTATCTGGCCGCGCTGACCGCCGAACCGCTGGCCGCCCATCGCGCGGATTCCTGGATCGCGGGCACGCCCGACACGCTGTGTCACACGATGACCGTCCGCGCCTGTCAGGCCGTCGGCTTCACGCCGCGGATACGGCACCACGCCGACGACTTCGGTACCGTTCTCGCCCTCGTGGCGGCGGGCCAGGGTGTCGCGCTCGTTCCGGAGCTCGGCGCGTTGCCGTGTCCGCCCCAGGTCACGCTCACCCCGCTGGCGACCCGGCGCCGGACCCGCCTGGCCTACCGGCGCGGGACCGGGAACCATCCCGCCGTGCGCGCCGCCCGTTCGGCGCTGGTCGCGGCCACGGCGCAAAGATAG
- the dapA gene encoding 4-hydroxy-tetrahydrodipicolinate synthase produces the protein MTLAGLFVPLVTPFTADGALAADALEGLARSALEAGATGLVALGTTAETATLSTEERGLVVDICARACREHNAALIVGAGSNSTAGSIEALANLSPHITAALTVVPYYTRPSEAGVLAHFRSLAAASPVPLIIYNIPYRTARTLGIDTLCQLAEEPNIIGVKHAVGGIDDTTVELMRRCPADFAVLAGDDLYAAPLLALGAAGGILASANLDTAAFAALVAAWRDGPLDRARALSHRLAALSAAAFAEPNPTVIKAVLAARGRIPSPAVRLPLLQASAAATSAAVAALEYCSREWQEDLLV, from the coding sequence ATGACGCTCGCAGGCCTTTTCGTCCCCCTTGTCACCCCGTTCACGGCGGACGGCGCACTCGCTGCCGACGCGCTGGAAGGGCTGGCCCGCTCGGCGCTCGAAGCGGGCGCGACCGGGCTCGTCGCGCTCGGCACCACCGCCGAAACCGCGACCCTCAGCACCGAAGAGCGCGGACTGGTCGTCGACATTTGCGCCCGCGCGTGCCGAGAACACAACGCCGCCTTGATCGTCGGCGCCGGATCCAACTCGACGGCCGGCTCGATCGAGGCACTCGCGAACCTCAGCCCGCACATCACCGCCGCGCTCACCGTCGTCCCGTACTACACGCGCCCTTCGGAAGCGGGTGTGCTCGCCCACTTCCGGAGCCTCGCCGCCGCCAGCCCCGTGCCGCTGATCATTTACAACATTCCGTATCGCACCGCCCGCACCCTCGGCATCGACACCTTGTGCCAGCTCGCCGAGGAGCCGAATATCATCGGCGTCAAACACGCCGTCGGCGGTATCGACGACACCACCGTCGAGCTGATGCGCAGGTGCCCAGCCGATTTCGCGGTCCTCGCGGGCGATGACCTATACGCGGCACCGCTGCTCGCCCTCGGCGCCGCGGGTGGCATCCTCGCCTCCGCGAACCTCGACACCGCTGCGTTCGCTGCCCTCGTCGCCGCCTGGCGCGACGGCCCCCTCGACCGGGCCCGCGCTCTGAGTCACCGCCTCGCGGCGCTGTCCGCCGCCGCCTTCGCCGAACCCAACCCGACCGTCATCAAAGCGGTTCTTGCTGCTCGAGGACGTATCCCGAGTCCGGCAGTGCGGCTGCCCCTGCTCCAAGCGAGCGCCGCCGCCACCTCCGCAGCCGTGGCCGCACTCGAATATTGTTCGCGGGAATGGCAAGAGGATTTGCTGGTGTAG
- a CDS encoding DHA2 family efflux MFS transporter permease subunit, with amino-acid sequence MGPDPTADKLDAAVFKVAGVVVLGAIMSILDITVVNIALPTFQAEFETSYAIAAWTITGYTLALATVIPLTGWAADRFGTKRLYIAALAFFVLGSVLCATAWNIESLIAFRVIQGIGGGMLMPLGMTIMTHAAGPQRVGRVMAVLGVPMLLGPICGPILGGWLIEFHWQWIFLINLPIGVVALVLAYIVFPADKPEPSESFDFLGMLLASPGLALFLYGVSSIPGEETVLATKVLLPAIIGLVLMVAFVFHALRTEHPLIDLHLFRNRSLTFAVLTMVLFAIAFFGGALLLPTYLQQVRGESALTAGLLLIPQGLGAMLTMPIAGRLVDKIGPGKIVLVGIALIAVSTAFFIQLDVDTSYPLMLTALFVMGLGMGCTMMPIMTAAIQTLTHQQVARGSTLMNIVNQAAGSIGTAVISVVLTNLLNNEEFAKPAIVANANPEFAAQLPPGVLETGLSQAATAFSNTYVVALVLTVLTLVPAFFLPRTKPKNPEAAAVTAVHV; translated from the coding sequence ATGGGGCCTGACCCGACCGCCGACAAATTGGACGCCGCGGTCTTCAAGGTGGCAGGCGTGGTCGTGCTCGGCGCGATCATGTCGATCCTCGACATCACCGTAGTCAACATCGCACTGCCCACCTTCCAAGCGGAATTCGAGACGAGCTACGCCATCGCGGCGTGGACGATCACCGGCTACACGCTCGCCCTGGCCACCGTCATCCCGCTCACCGGCTGGGCGGCCGATCGGTTCGGCACGAAACGCCTGTACATAGCGGCGCTCGCCTTCTTCGTGCTCGGCTCGGTGCTCTGTGCGACCGCATGGAACATCGAGTCGCTCATCGCGTTCCGGGTGATCCAGGGCATCGGCGGCGGCATGCTGATGCCGCTCGGCATGACGATCATGACGCACGCGGCGGGCCCGCAACGGGTCGGCCGGGTGATGGCGGTGCTCGGCGTGCCGATGCTGCTCGGCCCGATCTGCGGCCCGATCCTCGGCGGCTGGCTGATCGAATTCCACTGGCAGTGGATCTTCTTGATCAACCTTCCCATCGGCGTTGTCGCGCTGGTCCTGGCCTACATCGTGTTCCCCGCGGACAAGCCGGAACCGTCGGAGTCGTTCGACTTCCTCGGCATGTTGCTCGCCTCGCCCGGGCTCGCGCTGTTCCTGTACGGCGTCTCGTCGATTCCCGGCGAGGAAACGGTCCTGGCGACGAAGGTATTGCTGCCCGCGATCATCGGCCTCGTCCTCATGGTCGCGTTCGTCTTCCATGCGCTGCGCACCGAGCATCCGCTGATCGATCTGCATCTGTTCCGCAACCGCTCGCTGACCTTCGCGGTGCTCACCATGGTGCTGTTCGCGATCGCGTTCTTCGGCGGCGCGTTGCTGCTGCCGACCTACTTGCAGCAGGTCAGGGGCGAATCGGCATTGACGGCCGGATTGCTGCTCATCCCGCAGGGGTTGGGCGCGATGCTCACCATGCCGATCGCGGGACGCTTGGTCGACAAGATCGGGCCGGGGAAGATCGTGCTGGTCGGCATCGCGCTGATCGCGGTCAGCACCGCGTTCTTCATCCAGCTCGACGTGGATACCTCCTACCCGCTCATGCTCACCGCGCTGTTCGTGATGGGTCTCGGCATGGGTTGCACGATGATGCCGATCATGACCGCGGCCATCCAGACGCTGACGCATCAGCAGGTCGCCCGTGGTTCGACCCTGATGAACATCGTCAACCAGGCCGCGGGCTCGATCGGGACCGCGGTGATCTCGGTGGTGCTGACGAACCTGCTGAACAACGAGGAATTCGCCAAACCGGCCATCGTGGCGAACGCCAATCCGGAATTCGCCGCCCAGCTGCCGCCGGGCGTGCTGGAGACCGGATTGAGCCAGGCCGCAACGGCATTCAGTAACACCTACGTGGTGGCGCTGGTGCTGACCGTGCTCACCTTGGTTCCGGCGTTCTTCCTGCCGCGCACGAAACCGAAGAACCCCGAGGCGGCCGCGGTCACCGCGGTGCACGTGTAG
- a CDS encoding alpha/beta fold hydrolase — protein MPYAKAANGVRLAYQTGGDGDPLVLLAGQSNNHHWWDGIREDFEAEYRTITLDWRGTGDSDKPDEPYSTVGFADDVIAVLDDLGIDRAAVYGTSMGGRVAQWLAARHPARVHALVLGCTSPGGRHSIERGADIRQSLIQPDPDAAKQALLELMYTPEWLARTSGPYNTLGDATMPAYAKRRHLVASNKHDAWDVLPDIRIPTLIVHGTEDRFNPVANAALLAERVPHARTYLIPGARHAYFDEFRSLASPVVLDFLDEVRTHHAPGSPH, from the coding sequence GTGCCATATGCCAAGGCCGCCAACGGCGTTCGCCTCGCCTACCAAACCGGCGGCGATGGCGATCCGCTGGTCCTGCTTGCCGGGCAGTCCAACAACCACCACTGGTGGGATGGGATCAGGGAGGACTTCGAGGCCGAGTACCGCACCATCACCCTCGACTGGCGTGGCACCGGCGACAGCGACAAGCCCGACGAGCCTTACAGCACAGTGGGTTTCGCCGATGACGTGATCGCGGTGCTCGACGATCTTGGCATCGATCGGGCCGCGGTGTACGGCACATCCATGGGCGGTCGCGTCGCGCAATGGCTGGCCGCGCGCCACCCGGCGCGGGTGCATGCCCTGGTTCTCGGCTGCACCTCACCCGGCGGCCGGCACAGCATCGAACGCGGTGCCGATATCCGGCAGTCGCTCATTCAGCCCGATCCGGACGCGGCGAAACAGGCACTGCTGGAACTGATGTACACCCCGGAATGGCTGGCCCGCACGTCCGGGCCGTACAACACCCTCGGCGACGCCACCATGCCCGCCTACGCCAAGCGGCGGCATCTGGTCGCCAGCAACAAGCACGACGCGTGGGATGTGCTGCCGGACATCCGAATTCCCACCTTGATCGTGCACGGGACCGAGGACCGGTTCAATCCGGTAGCCAACGCCGCGCTGCTCGCCGAACGCGTCCCCCACGCTCGCACATATTTGATACCCGGTGCCCGGCATGCGTACTTCGACGAATTCCGTTCTCTCGCAAGTCCGGTCGTCCTGGACTTCCTCGACGAGGTGCGTACCCACCACGCCCCGGGATCGCCGCACTGA
- a CDS encoding TetR/AcrR family transcriptional regulator: MTKPLRRDAARNREKLLREAAGVFTEQGLDGSLEEIARRAGVSIGTLYNHFPHRDALIDALLPARLAAMEEFAARAAAEPDAWQAFSGFIEQLLDQLTADRGLLEALTGDHPAAAQLTEACHRGMSHLSALLDRARQAGAVRADASDEDVVQLLWALSLLGETTGTASWRRCLEFVLDGLRPTNAPIR, from the coding sequence ATGACCAAGCCGTTGCGCCGCGACGCCGCCCGCAATCGCGAGAAGCTGTTGCGGGAGGCCGCCGGCGTGTTCACCGAGCAGGGGCTCGATGGCTCGCTGGAGGAGATCGCGCGGCGGGCCGGGGTCAGCATCGGCACGCTGTACAACCATTTCCCGCACCGCGACGCGCTCATCGACGCACTGCTGCCCGCCCGCCTTGCCGCGATGGAGGAATTCGCCGCGCGGGCAGCGGCCGAGCCGGACGCGTGGCAGGCGTTCAGCGGGTTCATCGAGCAGCTACTGGATCAGCTGACCGCCGACCGCGGCTTGCTCGAGGCGCTCACCGGCGACCATCCCGCCGCCGCCCAGCTCACCGAGGCGTGCCATCGCGGCATGTCGCATCTGTCGGCGCTGCTGGACCGCGCCCGGCAGGCGGGCGCGGTGCGCGCCGACGCGAGCGACGAAGACGTGGTGCAGCTGCTGTGGGCACTGTCGCTGCTCGGCGAGACGACCGGTACCGCCAGCTGGCGCCGCTGCCTGGAATTCGTCCTCGACGGCCTACGGCCGACCAACGCACCGATCCGATAG
- a CDS encoding SDR family NAD(P)-dependent oxidoreductase → MSSTPTAVIIGAGPGLGMSMAKRFGSEGFRVALLSRSDARHERYLKDLAALGIEATAHTADSTDRARLTSVLAEIARAGDIELAYYGPAATQLPVPLADITEIDAAAARSAFELIWPAVDMVHQVLPAMLERGSGALLFAGGLSSVRPMPMLGQLALSAAALRNYAVTLNAALAERGVYAGTLTIGGLIEHGDIHAMVTADPGHFGAADGHTLDPDRLAATALDMYRTRDRAEEVFDVFTG, encoded by the coding sequence ATGTCCAGCACACCAACGGCCGTGATCATCGGTGCGGGACCCGGCCTCGGCATGTCCATGGCCAAGCGTTTCGGCAGCGAAGGATTCCGTGTCGCACTGCTCTCACGAAGCGACGCACGCCACGAGCGCTATCTGAAAGACCTTGCCGCCCTGGGCATCGAGGCCACCGCCCACACCGCCGACAGCACGGACCGGGCCCGGCTGACGTCCGTGCTGGCCGAGATCGCCCGCGCGGGCGACATCGAACTCGCTTATTACGGCCCCGCCGCCACGCAGCTGCCCGTGCCCCTAGCCGATATCACCGAGATAGACGCCGCCGCAGCTCGATCCGCGTTCGAACTCATCTGGCCCGCCGTCGACATGGTGCACCAAGTCCTCCCGGCGATGCTCGAACGTGGCAGCGGCGCCCTACTTTTCGCGGGTGGCCTGTCCAGCGTCCGCCCCATGCCGATGCTCGGCCAGCTGGCTCTGTCGGCCGCCGCCCTGCGCAACTACGCCGTCACTCTCAATGCCGCCCTCGCCGAACGCGGCGTCTACGCGGGCACCCTCACCATCGGCGGTCTCATCGAGCACGGCGACATTCACGCCATGGTCACCGCCGACCCAGGCCACTTCGGCGCCGCCGACGGCCACACCCTCGATCCCGACCGGCTCGCCGCCACCGCCTTGGACATGTACCGCACCCGCGACAGGGCCGAGGAGGTGTTCGACGTGTTCACCGGCTGA
- a CDS encoding VOC family protein, producing the protein MSCRISEIVIDAADPRELARFWAEVLGYEELDADDESVEIGPPGVGFGGPQPTLIFSRTSDPRVAKLPLHLDVNSTDRDQDAELERLLALGARHADVGQTGDESWYVLSDPEGNQFCLLRKRLPPV; encoded by the coding sequence ATGTCTTGCCGGATCAGCGAAATCGTCATCGACGCCGCCGACCCGCGGGAACTCGCCCGGTTCTGGGCCGAGGTCCTAGGGTACGAGGAACTCGACGCGGACGACGAAAGCGTCGAAATAGGCCCGCCCGGTGTCGGTTTCGGCGGACCGCAACCCACGCTGATCTTCAGTCGAACATCGGACCCGCGAGTGGCGAAGCTGCCACTGCACCTCGACGTCAACTCGACCGACCGGGACCAGGACGCCGAACTCGAACGGTTGCTCGCACTGGGCGCGCGGCACGCCGACGTCGGTCAGACCGGTGACGAGAGCTGGTATGTGCTCAGCGATCCCGAGGGAAACCAGTTCTGCCTGCTGAGGAAGCGGCTACCACCGGTGTGA
- a CDS encoding cation:proton antiporter — MVANTTALALIQLGAVLFGLGLLGRIAARIGMSPIPLYLLGGLLFGNGGLVELHHVDEFIHLASEIGVILLLLLLGLEYNAAELVTGMRRSWPAGLVDIFLNATPGVLVALALGWGFTGAVTMAGVTYISSSGIVAKLLDELGRLGNRETPVILSILVFEDLVMAGYLPVLTAVLAGVSLLAGLQTLGVALLALTVVLVVALRFGRYVSALVASADNEIFLLKLLGCALLVAGVASSVQVSAAVGAFLLGIAISDSTAENATKILEPLRDLFAALFFVLFGLTTDPASIPPVLGWACLLAVVTTATKVGTGWWAAKRAGASRYGRVRAGTALVAHGEFSIVIAGLAVASGAVPIEFAALATTYVLLMAIVGPVAARVVEPILVWSDRRGVREA, encoded by the coding sequence ATGGTCGCGAATACCACCGCACTCGCGCTGATCCAGCTGGGGGCGGTGTTATTCGGCTTGGGTTTACTCGGCCGGATCGCCGCTCGCATCGGCATGTCCCCGATTCCGCTGTATCTGCTCGGTGGCCTGCTGTTCGGCAACGGCGGGTTGGTCGAATTGCACCACGTAGACGAGTTCATCCATCTTGCCAGCGAAATCGGTGTGATCCTGCTGTTGCTCCTGCTCGGCCTGGAATACAATGCCGCCGAACTCGTTACGGGGATGCGCCGGTCCTGGCCCGCCGGGCTGGTTGACATCTTCCTCAACGCGACACCCGGTGTACTTGTCGCCCTCGCGCTGGGCTGGGGCTTCACCGGCGCGGTCACGATGGCGGGCGTCACCTACATTTCCTCCTCGGGCATCGTCGCGAAGCTCTTGGACGAGCTGGGCAGGCTCGGCAACCGGGAAACCCCGGTGATCTTGTCGATCCTGGTATTCGAAGACTTGGTGATGGCCGGTTATCTGCCGGTACTGACCGCCGTACTCGCGGGCGTCAGTCTCCTCGCCGGATTGCAGACGTTGGGGGTCGCATTACTCGCGCTGACCGTCGTCCTCGTCGTCGCGCTGCGCTTCGGCCGGTACGTCTCCGCGCTGGTCGCCAGTGCAGACAATGAGATCTTCTTGCTCAAGCTGCTCGGCTGCGCGCTGTTGGTGGCCGGTGTCGCTTCCTCGGTGCAGGTGTCCGCGGCGGTCGGCGCGTTCCTGCTCGGCATCGCGATTTCGGATTCCACCGCGGAGAACGCGACCAAGATTCTGGAACCACTCCGCGACTTGTTCGCCGCGCTGTTCTTCGTGCTGTTCGGACTCACGACCGACCCCGCCAGCATCCCGCCGGTGCTCGGCTGGGCATGTCTGCTCGCGGTGGTCACCACCGCCACCAAGGTCGGCACCGGATGGTGGGCCGCGAAGCGGGCCGGGGCCTCCCGCTACGGGCGGGTCCGTGCGGGCACCGCGCTGGTCGCGCACGGCGAATTCTCCATCGTGATCGCCGGGCTGGCCGTCGCGTCAGGCGCGGTCCCCATCGAATTCGCCGCCCTGGCAACAACTTACGTGCTGTTGATGGCAATAGTCGGCCCCGTCGCGGCACGCGTGGTCGAGCCGATCCTGGTCTGGTCGGACCGACGCGGGGTTCGCGAAGCCTGA
- a CDS encoding cation:proton antiporter regulatory subunit — MNVEVTRLPGIGVRKDFPIKGLRRRIGVIDHKDGTIYLIVSKADNPEATDQIPLSATEAAVLANLLGAPQLVAQLREEHRELDGVNTRQFSILEGSPYDGRRLGETEMRTRTKASIVAIMRGGAVIPSPGPDFTFAAADLLVIVGTTEGLDAAARILTNG; from the coding sequence GTGAACGTTGAGGTGACGCGCTTGCCGGGTATTGGTGTGCGCAAGGACTTTCCGATCAAAGGCCTGCGCCGCCGGATCGGGGTCATCGATCACAAGGACGGCACGATCTATCTGATTGTGAGCAAGGCCGACAATCCGGAGGCCACCGATCAGATTCCGCTGTCCGCGACGGAAGCGGCCGTGCTGGCCAATCTGCTCGGCGCGCCGCAGCTGGTTGCGCAGCTGCGCGAGGAGCATCGCGAGCTGGACGGGGTGAACACTCGGCAGTTCTCGATCCTCGAGGGCTCCCCCTATGACGGCCGGCGGCTCGGTGAGACCGAGATGCGCACTCGGACCAAGGCTTCCATTGTCGCGATCATGCGCGGCGGGGCGGTTATCCCGTCACCGGGTCCGGATTTCACCTTCGCGGCCGCCGACCTACTGGTGATCGTCGGAACTACCGAGGGTCTGGACGCCGCGGCGAGAATACTCACCAACGGCTGA
- a CDS encoding putative glycoside hydrolase: MTISSARGEPRGLTLVGLPNSLVSAAALSAMALRVEAGAEDVSAMRLELDGKPVDGTVEGNTMVYRPGSLADGEHTFTAEIPPSTLGFLRTGPGVSRTFTVDNEPPALELSQPAAVKSYREPVTLRGKAKGAERVSVGSQSVTPAADGSFEITMARAQTGAQVVAVDAAGNEATQPITAAVEQPPIKAVHVTAYGWSDDGLREDVLNMARDGRINTVQLDIKDEDGVVGYDSQVPLARESGAAAGIYDAPAALRQLHDMGLRVVGRIVAFRDKTMAEWAWHTGRHDWVIQNPAGQPYSSKYGPIAFTNFAHPEMRKYNIDLAVEAAKLGFDGIMYDYIRRPDGALSQMHFPGSTESPTVSIAEFLRESRDPVRDAGADQSAAVFGIAVTRPDQIAQDIALMARHVDYIAPMVYPSHWNPGEYGVANPNSQPYDITYRSLQDFRNRMQGTDAKIVPWLQDFSLGVNYGPNEIEAQIDAANDAGVNGFFLWSPTVRYHLAPGASD, translated from the coding sequence GTGACCATCAGTTCGGCGCGTGGCGAGCCACGGGGATTGACACTCGTCGGCCTGCCGAACAGTCTGGTCAGCGCGGCAGCCTTGTCCGCCATGGCATTGCGCGTGGAGGCGGGCGCCGAGGACGTCAGCGCCATGCGGCTCGAGCTCGACGGCAAGCCCGTCGACGGCACGGTCGAGGGCAACACAATGGTGTACCGACCCGGAAGTCTCGCCGACGGCGAACACACCTTCACCGCCGAGATCCCGCCAAGCACGCTCGGCTTCCTGCGCACCGGCCCCGGAGTGTCCAGGACATTCACCGTGGACAACGAGCCACCCGCCCTCGAACTGAGCCAGCCCGCTGCCGTGAAATCCTATCGCGAGCCGGTTACGTTGCGCGGCAAGGCAAAAGGCGCGGAGCGCGTGTCGGTGGGTAGCCAGTCGGTGACCCCGGCCGCCGACGGTTCGTTCGAGATCACCATGGCGCGGGCACAGACCGGCGCCCAAGTGGTCGCCGTCGACGCGGCGGGCAATGAAGCGACGCAACCGATCACCGCGGCGGTGGAGCAGCCACCGATCAAGGCGGTGCACGTGACCGCGTACGGGTGGTCCGACGACGGACTCCGCGAGGACGTGCTGAACATGGCGCGCGACGGCCGGATCAACACCGTGCAGCTCGACATCAAGGACGAGGACGGCGTGGTCGGCTACGACTCCCAGGTGCCGCTCGCCCGTGAGTCGGGTGCCGCCGCGGGGATCTACGACGCTCCCGCGGCGCTGCGGCAATTGCACGACATGGGTCTTCGAGTGGTCGGGCGGATCGTCGCATTCCGCGACAAGACCATGGCCGAATGGGCCTGGCACACCGGCCGCCACGACTGGGTCATCCAGAATCCCGCCGGGCAACCGTATTCCAGTAAGTACGGCCCGATCGCATTCACCAACTTCGCGCATCCCGAAATGCGCAAATACAACATCGACCTCGCGGTGGAGGCGGCGAAGCTGGGCTTCGACGGAATCATGTACGACTACATCCGGCGCCCGGACGGCGCGTTGTCGCAGATGCATTTCCCGGGCTCGACCGAGTCGCCCACCGTGTCGATCGCCGAATTCCTGCGCGAAAGCCGCGACCCGGTGCGGGACGCGGGCGCCGACCAGAGTGCCGCGGTCTTCGGCATCGCCGTCACCCGGCCCGACCAGATCGCGCAGGACATCGCGCTGATGGCTCGACACGTCGACTACATCGCGCCGATGGTCTATCCCTCGCACTGGAACCCCGGCGAATACGGTGTCGCGAACCCCAACTCCCAGCCGTATGACATCACCTACCGCTCGTTGCAGGATTTCCGCAACCGCATGCAGGGCACCGACGCCAAAATCGTCCCCTGGCTACAGGACTTCAGCCTGGGCGTGAATTACGGGCCCAACGAGATCGAAGCCCAGATCGACGCCGCGAACGACGCGGGCGTCAACGGCTTCTTCCTCTGGAGCCCGACGGTGCGCTACCACCTCGCGCCTGGCGCCTCGGATTGA
- a CDS encoding polysaccharide deacetylase family protein: MLSVLAFAAAAGCAAAAPDPIDDRNAATETANPPPPSSAPPDPAGVRANELGLVPVLMYHQLTSEPDSEYDQTPAKFRAELERLHREHYRPVTAAAYISGDIDIPAGTHPVVLTFDDSTLSQLTFTADGKVAPDTAVGILEQFRTEHPDFAPTATFYVNNQPFGDNPGALQWLAAHGYEIGAHTATHPNLAHLDAAGVQREFAENVRAITAAAPGEVRTMALPLGIFPADRALASAGSWDGTSYSFEAIMLVGANPAPSPYGGADPAGIPRIRSGRTAVDFDSTYWLDRLAQHPDQRYTSDGNPDVISFPQHASGDLTARWASHAKPY, encoded by the coding sequence GTGTTGTCGGTCTTGGCGTTCGCGGCGGCCGCCGGTTGTGCCGCGGCCGCTCCCGACCCGATCGACGATCGAAATGCGGCCACGGAGACGGCGAATCCGCCGCCCCCGAGCAGCGCGCCGCCCGATCCGGCCGGGGTGCGGGCGAACGAACTCGGCCTCGTGCCCGTCCTCATGTACCACCAGCTGACGTCCGAACCGGACAGCGAATACGACCAGACGCCGGCGAAGTTCCGCGCGGAACTCGAACGGCTGCATCGTGAGCACTACCGTCCGGTGACCGCGGCCGCCTACATCTCCGGCGACATCGACATCCCCGCGGGCACCCACCCGGTGGTGCTCACCTTCGACGACTCGACCCTCAGCCAGCTCACCTTCACCGCTGACGGCAAGGTCGCGCCCGACACCGCCGTCGGCATTCTCGAGCAGTTCCGGACCGAGCATCCCGACTTCGCGCCGACGGCGACCTTCTACGTCAATAACCAGCCGTTCGGCGACAATCCGGGTGCCCTGCAGTGGTTGGCCGCCCACGGATACGAGATCGGCGCCCACACGGCAACCCATCCGAACCTCGCGCACCTGGACGCCGCCGGAGTCCAGCGCGAGTTCGCGGAGAACGTCCGCGCCATCACGGCCGCGGCGCCGGGCGAGGTACGCACAATGGCGTTGCCGCTCGGCATCTTTCCGGCCGACCGCGCGCTGGCCAGCGCGGGCAGCTGGGACGGCACATCCTATTCGTTCGAGGCGATCATGCTGGTAGGCGCGAACCCCGCGCCGTCCCCGTACGGCGGGGCAGACCCCGCCGGGATTCCCCGAATCCGTTCGGGCAGAACGGCCGTCGACTTCGACTCGACCTATTGGCTCGATCGGCTCGCGCAGCACCCGGACCAGCGCTACACCTCGGACGGCAACCCCGACGTCATCTCTTTCCCGCAGCACGCCTCCGGCGACCTGACCGCGCGATGGGCGAGCCACGCAAAGCCGTACTGA